In Streptomyces sp. ALI-76-A, the genomic window CACGGCGGCCGTCCGCCGCCTGCGCGCCGCCGGGGAACCGATCGCGCAGGTCCACCTGCGCCACCTCAACCCCTTCCCGAAGAACCTCGGCGAGGTTCTCGCCCGGTACGAGCGGATCGTCGTCCCCGAGATGAACCTCGGCCAGCTGGCGCTGCTGCTGCGCGCCAGGTACCTGGTCGACGCCCACTCCTACAACCAGGTCAACGGCATGCCGTTCAAGGCGCAGCAGCTCGCCGACGCACTGCGGGAGATCCTCCATGAAGACTGAACTGAAACTGTCCGCCAAGGATTTCAAGTCGGATCAGGAGGTGCGCTGGTGCCCGGGCTGCGGTGACTACGCGATCCTCGCGGCGGTGCAGGGCTTCATGCCGGAGCTGGGCCTGAGGACGGAGGACATCGTCTTCGTCTCCGGCATCGGCTGCTCCTCCCGCTTCCCGTACTACATGAACACCTACGGGATGCACTCCATCCACGGCCGCGCCCCCGCCATCGCGACGGGACTGGCGGCCTCGCGCCGCGACCTGTCCGTGTGGGTGGTGACCGGTGACGGCGACGCGCTGTCCATCGGCGGCAACCACCTCATCCACGCCCTGCGCCGCAACGTCAACCTCAAGATCCTGCTGTTCAACAACCGGATCTACGGCCTGACCAAGGGCCAGTACTCACCGACCTCCGAGGTCGGCAAGATCACCAAGTCGACACCGATGGGCTCCCTGGACGCGCCCTTCAACCCGGTGTCGCTGGCGATCGGCGCGGAGGCGTCGTTCGTGGCGCGCACGGTCGACTCCGACCGCAAGCACCTCACCGAGGTCCTGCGCCAGGCCGCCGACCACCCCGGCACCGCCCTGGTCGAGATCTACCAGAACTGCAACATCTTCAACGACGGCGCCTTCGACGCCCTCAAGGACAAGCAGCAGGCCCAGGAAGCCGTCATCCGCCTGGAACACGGACAGCCCATCCGCTTCGGCGCCGACGCCACCAAGGGCGTCGTCCGCGACACGCGGACCGGAGATCTGGAGGTCGTCACCGTCACCCCCGACAACGAGGCCGACATCCTCGTCCACGACGCCCATTCCGCCTCGCCGACCACGGCGTTCGCGCTCTCCCGCCTCGCCGACCCCGACACCCTCCACCACACCCCGATCGGCGTGTTCCGCTCCGTCGAGCGGCCCGTCTACGACACGCAGATGGCTGACCAGCTCGACACCGCCGTCGAACAGAACGGCAAGGGCGATCTCGCCGCCCTCCTCGCCGGCGGTGACACCTGGACCGTCGTCGGCTGACCGGCCACGAGCGTGCGAAACGGCCCGGCGCGACCTGGACCAGGTCGCGCCGGGCCGCTTTCGCGGGTCCGTGCGGCGTGTCAGTGCACGAGGTCCCGCTCGTGCTCCGGGCTGGTCCGCGGGCCCCGCGGAGCGGTGGACTGCAGTCGCCGCTGTAGCTTCTCGCCCTCGACGTCCACGTTCGGCAGCAGCCGGTCGAGCCACTTCGGCAGCCACCAGGCGGTGTCGCCGAGCAGCGAGTGCACGGCGGGCACGATCACCATCCGGACCACGAAGGCGTCGAACAGGACGGCCGCGGCGAGGCCGAAGCCCATCATCGCGACCAGGTCGTCGGCCTCGAAGATGAAGCCCGAGAAGACACTGATCATGATGATCGCGGCGGCCACCACCACCCGGCCGCTGTGCCGGAAGCCGGTGACGACGGCCTCCTTCGCCGGAGCGCCGTGGACGTACGCCTCACGCATCCGGGTGACCAGGAAGACCTCGTAGTCCATGGCGAGGCCGAAGACCACGCCGATCATGAAGATCGGCAGCGTCGTCATGATCGGGCCGGTCTGCTCGATGCCGAAGAAGCCGGAGCCCCAGCCGAGCTGGAACACCGCGACCAGCGCGCCGAGCGCCGCGCTCACCGAGAGCAGGAAGCCGAGCGCCGCCTTCAGCGGGACCAGGACCGAGCGGAACACCAGGAGCAGCAGCAGGAAGGCCAGGCCGACCACCAGGCCCAGGTAGGGCAGCAGCGCGTCGGACAGGGTCTGCGAGAAGTCGATGAACAGCGCGGTCTGGCCGGTCACCAGGATCTCGGTGGCACCCGAGGACCCCTCCAGCGCCGGCGCCCGCGCGCGGATGTCCTTGACCAGGTTCTCGGTCTCGGTGTCGGTCGGGCCGGTCTTCGGGACGATGCTGAAGATGGCGGTGTCGCCGGCCTTGTTGGCGGTGGCCTTGGACACCGAGTCGACGCTCGCGGTCTTCTTCAGGGCCTCGCCGACCTTGTCGCCGGCGGCGGCCGCGTCCTTGCCCTCGACGGTGACCGTCAGCGGGCCGTTGAAGCCGGGGCCGAAAGAGTCGGACAGCAGGTCGTACGCCTTGCGCTGGGTGGTGTCGGTCGCCATCGTGCCCTCGCCGGGCAGGCCCAGCTCCAGCTTGGTGGCGGGCAGGGCGATCGCGCCGAGGCCGACCACCGCGAGGAGCAGCACCCCGAGCGGGCGGCGCACCACGAAGGACGCCCAGCGCGTGGACAGGGTCGGCCTGGTCCGCGCGGCCAGCTTCGCGGCCTTCTTCTCGGACCTGCGCAGCTTGCGCGCCGACAGCGGCTTCTTGGTCCGGACGAGGCGGCGGTCCGCGACCCGCAGCACCCGGCGCGGCGCGAAGCCGAGCAGGGCGGGCACGAAGGTGACCGCGATCAGCACGGCGACGGCGACCGTACCCGCCGCGGCGAGCGCCATCTTGGTGAGGATCGGGATGTTGACGACCGCGAGGCCGGCCAGCGCGATGATGACGGTGAGTCCGGCGAAGACGACGGCCGAACCGGCGGTGCCGGTCGCGATGCCCGCGGCCTCCTGCGGGGTGCGGCCCTCGGAGATCTCGGCGCGGTAGCGGGAGACGATGAACAGGGCGTAGTCGATGCCGACCGCGAGGCCGATCATCATCGCCAGGGTCGACGTCGTGGCGGACAGCCCGAGGGTGGAGCCGAGCGCGGCGATGGCGGAGACGCCGACCCCCACCCCGATCAGGGCGGTGAGCAGCGGCATGCCGGCGGCGATCACCGAGCCGAAGGTGAGGAGCAGGACGATGGCCGAGATCAGCACACCGATCTGCTCGCCGGTGCCGGACATGGTCTGCTCGATCGCGACCGCGTCACCGCCCGCCTCGACGGTCAGGCCGCCGTCGCGGGCCCGGTCGGTCGCCTCGGTGAGCGCGTCGTGCGCCTCGTCGGTGAGCTCGGGTGCGGCGACCTCGTAGGTCACCACGGCATAGGCGGTGCGGCCGTCCTCGCTGATCGTGCCGGCTTCGAACGGGTCGGCGACGTCGGCCACCTGGGGCGCCTTGCCGAGCTCCCCGAGGAGTTCGCCGATCGCCGCCTTCTCGTCGGCGATCTTCTCGTCCTGGGGCGCGCGGATCACCACGCGGGCGGTGGCACCGTCGGCGCCGGCATCCGGGAACTTCTCCTCGAGCAGGTCGAACGCCTTCTGCGACTCGGTGCCCGGCATCGAGAACTGCTCGGTCGGCGGTGTGGGGGCGGAGGAGGCCGCGGCACCGACGCCGACGACGATCAGCACCCACAACAGGGTCACGAGGCCGCGCCGCCGGAAGGCGAAGCGGCCGAGTTTGTACAGGAAGGTAGCCACGGGTAACCGCACTTCCGTCGAGTGGGGGGCAGGAGGATCCGATGCGGCCGACCGCCCCGGCTGAGCACAGGGCGGTGGCTCTGACATGCACACACGTTGACCCAGCGAGTGTTCGCGGGGCCGGTTTCTGTGGTGGAACGCGACCGATGCTGGAGCGATCGTCGAGGGGATGGACCAGTTCCGGCCAACGGCCGCGCTGCGTACGCCCGTTCGCCTAGGCCGCCGTCGCCAGGGCGGGCACGCTCACCGTGCCCGTGCCCTGCCGCACCACGGGCCGTACGGCCCGGCCGCGGTGGACGGCGAAGACGTAGCAGCGCAGGACGAGGAAGCGGCCGGTGCCGGCGAGGCCGGAGGCACCGAGGTAGACGAGCTGCTCGGCCGGCAGGCCGGGGGAGGGCTGCAGCAGGTGCAGGACCCAGACGGCGACGCTGGTGGCCAGGTAGGCCGCCGTCGCCGAGCCCGCGGACTGCCAGTGCTCGCGCCATCCGGCGCCCCGACCCCTGGCGAAGGTGAAGCGGGCGTGGAGGTCGGTGCACAGCAGGGTCGAGGCGACGGTGACGGCCGCGTTAGCGACCGCCCAGGGCATCGTCGCGGCCAGCAGTGGCACCGCGAGGCTGGAGAGGACTCCGACGCCGCCGCCGAGGACCGCGAACCGGAGGAAGGAGGCGATGGGGCCGGGGCCGGCCGGAGTCGCCACATCGGGCTTGTGTGCGAGCGGCGACTTCATGGCGGCGTCCTTCCTCAGGGCTGGTGTGTTACAGGCTGCGGGCGGTGATGTCGCCGTAGGCGGTGGTGGCGTGGACGGCCAGCTCCGCGGCGGAACCGGCCGTGTTGCTCAGGGAGTTGTCGACCCGGCCGTAGCCGGTGCCGGCGTCGAGGGTGGCCGAGGTGCCGCGGGCGGCGCCGACCGTGATGGCGCCCTGCTCGGTGCGCAGGGTGAGCGTGCCGCGCACCGCCTCGGTGACGGTGAGGTCGCCCTTGTGCGTGGTCAGCTCGGCGGTGCCGTCCAGTCGGCCGACGGTGATGTCACCGGCCTGGAGGGACAGGCGGGCGTTCGCGGTCTCGTCGAGCCGGACCGTGCCCTGCGCACCCTCGAAGGTGACGTCACCGAGGCGACCGGCGCCGCGGAGTTCACCGCTGGCCGCCTTCGCCTCGACGCGTGAGCCGGCGGGCAGTTCGACGGTCACCTCCAGGGAGCCGAAGGCGCCGATGACCGGGTTCGTCTCCTGCCGGGTCTCGATGCGCAGGACGCCGTCGGCGTAGGCCACCTCGGTCTGCTCCGCCGCCTTCACGTCCCGGCTCCTGGAGGGGGCGGAGGGCCGGACGTCGACAGTGGTGTCGGCCCGGTCGCCGGCCACGAACCGGATGTTCCCGGCGGGGACGTCCACGACGACGGTGAGGGGGGCGGGGGTCTTGAACGTCTGCATCTCAGGCTCCTTGTTCGCTGTTTCCGATGAGTGAAACGCTACGTTGCATTCATGGATCCGGCAACTGTGTTGTTGCATAAAATGGATGTTATTGCAGTTCAGCTCACCGAAATCGTTGCAACGACTCCAAAGCTAACGCAACAGCGGCGATCCGATTGCGTTGCAATGAATGCGAGTGAACGCTGTCTGCCGGTCCGCTGGGCCGACTGCCGTTGTAGCGCGCTCCGGCCGCCCGGTGGCCTGCTTCGGGTGATCTTCGACCCGTCCTTGAGCAGGGCTGAACCGGCCCTCCGGCGGGTCTTGGGACGTTGGCCGGCGACTGCCCGCCCCGTCCGTCCGTCATCAGGAGGCCTTTCATGACCGTGCAGGTGTCGGAGCCGACGGTGGTGCCCGAGGCACCCGCACCGCGCGGCCGCGGCCGCGGCCGGGTCCGGGGTGCCGCCGCGCTCGGCGTGATCGCCGGGTGCAACGCGATGATCCAGCTCGACGACCCGATCGTGAACATCGCGCTGCCCGGCCTGCGCGAGTCACTCGGACTGTCCACGGTGGGCGCGGCGTGGGTGATCAACGCCTATCTGCTCACGTTCGGCGGCCTGCTGCTGCTCGGCGGCCGGGCCGGGGACATCCTGGGCCGCCGCAGGGTGTTCATGGCGGGCGTCGCCCTGTTCACGGCGGCCGCCGCCCTGCGCGGCCTCGCGCAGTCCGCGGAGTTCCTGATCGCCGTACGGGCCGTCCAGGGCGCCGGCGCGGCGCTCGCGGCGCCCAGCGGGCTCGCCCTGCTGCTGAGCACGTTCGCGGAAGGGGCCTCCCGCAAGCGGGCCATCGCCGTGTGCACCATGGTGGGCGCGGTCAGCACCGCCGGCGGGCTGCTGCTGGCGGGGGCGCTCACCTCGCTCAGCTCCTGGCGCTGGGTGCTGTATCTCGACGTCCCGCTGGGCCTGGCGATCGTGCTGCTCACGCCGTTCGTGCTCGACGAGACCCCCCGCCACCGCGGCCGCTTCGACCTGCCCGGCGCGCTGCTGTCCGCGCTGGGCGCCGCCCTGCTCGTCTACGGGCTGGCGCAGGCCGCCGAGCGGGACTGGAGCGACCCGGTGGTCGTCGGCTGTGTGCTGGGCGGGGTCGTGACGCTGGCGGTGTTCGCGGCCGTCGAGCGGCGCGCGCGGCAGCCGATCGTGGCGCCACGGCTGTTCGCCGACCGCGACCGGCTGCTCGCGTACCTGGGGACGCTCGCGGTGCCCGGCGCGCTGATCGGCACCTACTTCTTCCTCAACCAGTACTTCCAGCAGCAGCACGGCTGGTCGGCGCTGGCCACCGCGTGGGCACTGCTGCCGCTGCCGGTCACCATGGCCGTGGCGGCGGCGGTCGCCGTGCGGCTCGAACGGCACATCGGCACCCGCCGGTTGTGGGCCACGGGTGCCGTACTGCTGATCACGGGCAACCTGTGGCTGTCCACGCTCGCGGCGGGCGACGGCTACCCGGGCGCGGTGCTGCCGGCGCTGGTGCTGCTCGGCGCGGGGATGGCGTTCAGTGTGCTGCCGCCGACCGTCCTGGCCACGTCGGGGCTGCGCGGCGACGAGGCGGGCACGGCCTCCAGCGTCCTCAACTCCCTCCAGTCCGTGGGAGGTTCGATCGGCCTGGCCACGCTCGTCATGGTCTCCTCGCACAACGGCGGGATGACGGGCGGTTTCGCCACGGGGGCGGCCTTCGCGGGCTGCGCACTGCTGGCCGCGCTGTTCCTGCGCCACCGCTGACAGCGGCACCGGCGATCCCGGACCGCCGCCCGCCGGGGCTCCGCCGGGCGAAGGCCCGTCGCAGCCATCGGGGTGAGGGCGGTGACGGGCCTTCGCGGGGCGGGGGCGGTGTGCCGGGGCGGGGGCTGCGCGAGGCGGCGCGCGCCCGAAGGAGGGCAGGTCCGCCAGAGGGCGCATGTCCGCGTGGACCGGGCCGGGCGGGACGTGCGCGGCCCGTTCGCCGCGATGGCCGGGCCGGTCGTGAGAGGTGCTCCTCTCACAGGCTGCGGGCGGTGATGTCGCCGTAGGAGGTGGTCGCGCGGAGGGTCAGGGCGGCGGCGGGGCCGTCGGTGTTGTCGAGGGTGTTGTGGATGCGGCCGTAGGCGGTGCCGGCGTCGAGGGAGGCGGAGGTGCCGCGGGCGGCGCCGACCGTGATGTCGCCGCGTTCCGTGCGCAGGGTGACCGTGCCGCGGGTGGCTTCGGTGATGTTCAGGTCGCCCTGCTGGGTGCTGATCTCGGCGGGACCGTTCAGGCGGCCGACGGTGATGTCGCCGGCCTGGAGGGCGAGGCGGGCACTCGCGGTCTCGTCGAGCTTGACCGTGCCGTGCGCGCCGGCGAAGGTCACGTCGCCGAGGCGTCCGACGCCGCGGAGCTCGACGCTGGCCGCCTTGACTTCGACGCGGGAGCCGGCGGGCAGCTGGACGGTGACCTCGATGGACCCGGAAGCGCCGAAGATCTGGTTCTTCGCCGGGGTCTCGATCCGCAGGACACCGTCGCGGTAGTCGACCGTGGTCTGCTCGGCCGTCTTCACATCCCGGCTCTTGGAGGCGTTCGCGGGCAGCACCTCCACCGTGGTGTCGGCCCGGTCGGCGGCGATGAACCGGATGTGCCCCGCCGGGACGTCCAGGACGGCGGCGATGGGTGCGGGGGCGTCGAACGTGTGCGTCGTGCTCTGGGTCTTCTGCATCGCGGACTCCTGGACTAGTTGTTTCCGGTGAGAGAAACGCTACGTTGCATTCAAGCGGGTGGCAACGGCAGCGTTGCGATCAGTCGCTATAAATGCAGGTCACTGGAGCTAAAACGTTGCAATGGATGTGAATTTAACGCAACATCCGTTGTTCGAATCGTTGCAATGGAGTGGCGGTGAACGCTATGGTGTTCCCCTACGGAGCACGAAGGAGACCGTGATGCCGGGAGGCAGACTCACCCAGCAGGAACGTCAGCAGATCGCGCTGGGACTGGCCGACGGCCTCGCCTACGCGGAGATCGCCAGGCGCCTGGACCGCCCGACCTCGACGATCACGCGCGAGGTCATGCGCAACGGCGGTCCCACCGCCTACCGCGCCGACCTGGCCCACCGCGCCACCGAACGCCGTACTCACCGTCGCCGGCAGGCCGCGCCCCACGGCGGGCCCAAGGCGCCCGAGCAGGCCCACGGACGCGACGCCGAAGCCGTGCGCGAGTACGAGGAGACGCTCACCACCGTCTTCATGCAATCGGGCGTGCCCAAGATGATGGCCCGGGTGCTGGTCTGCCTCTACACCACCGACTCGGGCAGCCTCACCGCGTCCGAACTCGTCCAGCGCCTCCAGGTCAGCCCCGCGTCCGTCTCCAAGGCGATCACGTTCCTCGAGGGCCAGGGCCTCGTCCGCCGGGAGCGCGACGAAGGCCGCCGTGAGCGCTACCTCGTCGACGACGACGTCTGGTACCAGGCCACGATCGCCAGTGCCCGGTCCCTCGCGCAGGTCGTCGAGACCTCACGGCAGGGCGTCGGCATCCTCGGCCCCGGCACGCCGGCCGGCACCCGGCTCGAGAACATCGCCCGCTTCCTCGACTTCGTCAGCGAGAGCACCGCCCGCGCCGCGGAGCAGGCCCGCGAGGTCCTCCACACGAAACCCGGAACGACCTCGGACGGCGCCGCCGGGCCGGACACGGACCACGGATAGGTCCCGCCGGGAACACCCCTACGGCCAGCCGATGTCGTCGTCGGACGGCAGCTCCCGCGTCGGTGCCGGCCGGCCGCCGCAGCCTCCCAGGGCAGCACGGCGTGCAGGAACCGAGTGCTCCATGGACGACTCCCGGGTGCAGAGCGGGACAGCGCGCAGGCGCCGCCGGACTTGGCACTCGGGATCCTGCCCGGGATCGTTCGAGAGCCGCTCGAAGACCGCATGAGGAGCGCACGAAGTCCGCATGAGAAGCGGGGCACCGGACCTGGCAAAGGTTTGCCCGGGTGTTGCCCGGCGCCCTACGCTCGATCACGGCCCCGGTGGCCCGCCCGACCCCGTCGCGGCCGACCCGTCCGCGCGTCCACCCAGGGAACCCAGGGAATGGTCACATGCCTCGACAGCCCGCGTTCGGCCGCCGCCTGAGGAGACTGCGCACCGACCGGGGCCTGTCCCAGAGCGCACTGGCCGGCGACGGCATGTCCACGGGATACCTCTCCCGACTGGAGTCGGGCGCCCGGCAGCCCACCGAACGCGCCGTCACCTACCTCGCCGGACGACTCGGCCTGGAACCGGGCGACTTCGAGGAGACCGCGGCCGGATCACTCGCCCACGCGCTGACCCTCGCCGCCTCCACCGGATCCGACGACGCCGTGGACACCCTGCGCGAGGCCCTGGCCGCCGAGGCCCACGAGACACCCGTGCTGCGCTGGCAGGCACGGTGGCTGCTGGCCCGGCACCGGCGTCTGCAGGGCGACCACCCCGGCGAGCGGGAGCACCTGGAGGAACTGGTGCGCCTGGGCGACGAGGTCGGCCTCGCCGAACTGAGAGTGCGCGGGCTGACCCGCCTCGCCCGCTGTCTGCGCTCGCTCGGTGAGATTCCCGCCGCCCTCGACGCCGCCCTCACCGCCCACCACCTCGCCCAGGACGGCGAACTGGGCGCGGAGGACCGGGCCGCCGTGCTGCTCGCCCTGGTGTCGGTGGCCGCCGAGGCCGGCCGGACGCCGCAGGCCCGGGCGCACGCCGACGAACTGGTGGGGCTCGTCGAGGGCCGCTCCGACGCGCTGTGGGCGGAAGCGATGTGGACCGCGGCGGCCGTACGCGTGATGCAGGGCGACCACCGGGCCGCGCAGGACTACCTGGAGCAGGCCCTGGAACGGTTCGGCGGCCACCAGGACCTCGTCCTGTGGCTGCGGCTGCGGCTGGCCGCCGGGCGGCTGCACCTGCAGAAGATCCCGCCGGACCCCGAGGCCGCCGGGCGCTGTGTCACCGCCGCCGAGCCGGCCCTCGCCTTCGTCGGCACCCCCCGGCTGCGGCAGGAGCTGACCGCGCTCAAGGCCGACCTGGCGTTCCTCACCTCCCGCTACGACGACGCCCGTGACCTGCTCGGCGAACTCGCCCTGGAGGAACCGCGGATGACCTACCGGGACCGGGTCCGGACCGACATCCTGCGGCACCGGCTGCGCATCCTGTCCGGCGACGACAGCGGCGTCCAGGGCCTGCGTGCCCTGGCCGAGCAGGCCCAGGCGGACGCCAACATCGACCTCGCGGCGGAGACGTGGCGGGTGCTCGCGGAGGCACTCGCGCAGTTCCAGCACGGCCGGACCGCCCCTGAAGCCTCCTGAGCGAGGCTCGGCCGCACAGCCCCACCCCCGCACGACCCTGAACCGGCCGGGCCCGACCCGGCCGGCTCGTCACGGTGCGGCGGGCCGGGCCACCGACACCGGTGAGCGACCGGCTGAGCGGCCGTCGGCGACCGCACCTCGCGGCCGCACAGCACCGCCACCGTCGCGCACACCACCGGGCCGGCGCCGCCCAGCAGGGTGGCGCGTACACCGAGGGGGCCGGCGAGCCGGCCGACCGCCCTCCCGCCGAGCGGCAGGACGGCGAACGAGCCCGGCCCGCCCCGTACGAGTACCTCCGTACGGGGCGGACAACGGCCCGTCGAGACGGGGCGGACAACGGCCCGTCGAGGAGCCGGTCATGACACCGGCTCCTCGTCCCCCTTCAGCTCGAAGTGCCGCAGCACGGCGCGCGTCCGCTCCTCCACCTCGTCGGCCGTGGCGCCCTCCACGTGGATGTGGCCGGCGGAGGCGTGCGAGGCGCACGGCGGGTCCAGTACGTCGCCGGGCCGCACCGTCAGCCTGGCGCCGACCACACCCGGCAGCCGCGGGTCGCCCACCGCCC contains:
- a CDS encoding 2-oxoacid:ferredoxin oxidoreductase subunit beta translates to MKTELKLSAKDFKSDQEVRWCPGCGDYAILAAVQGFMPELGLRTEDIVFVSGIGCSSRFPYYMNTYGMHSIHGRAPAIATGLAASRRDLSVWVVTGDGDALSIGGNHLIHALRRNVNLKILLFNNRIYGLTKGQYSPTSEVGKITKSTPMGSLDAPFNPVSLAIGAEASFVARTVDSDRKHLTEVLRQAADHPGTALVEIYQNCNIFNDGAFDALKDKQQAQEAVIRLEHGQPIRFGADATKGVVRDTRTGDLEVVTVTPDNEADILVHDAHSASPTTAFALSRLADPDTLHHTPIGVFRSVERPVYDTQMADQLDTAVEQNGKGDLAALLAGGDTWTVVG
- a CDS encoding MMPL family transporter, with the protein product MATFLYKLGRFAFRRRGLVTLLWVLIVVGVGAAASSAPTPPTEQFSMPGTESQKAFDLLEEKFPDAGADGATARVVIRAPQDEKIADEKAAIGELLGELGKAPQVADVADPFEAGTISEDGRTAYAVVTYEVAAPELTDEAHDALTEATDRARDGGLTVEAGGDAVAIEQTMSGTGEQIGVLISAIVLLLTFGSVIAAGMPLLTALIGVGVGVSAIAALGSTLGLSATTSTLAMMIGLAVGIDYALFIVSRYRAEISEGRTPQEAAGIATGTAGSAVVFAGLTVIIALAGLAVVNIPILTKMALAAAGTVAVAVLIAVTFVPALLGFAPRRVLRVADRRLVRTKKPLSARKLRRSEKKAAKLAARTRPTLSTRWASFVVRRPLGVLLLAVVGLGAIALPATKLELGLPGEGTMATDTTQRKAYDLLSDSFGPGFNGPLTVTVEGKDAAAAGDKVGEALKKTASVDSVSKATANKAGDTAIFSIVPKTGPTDTETENLVKDIRARAPALEGSSGATEILVTGQTALFIDFSQTLSDALLPYLGLVVGLAFLLLLLVFRSVLVPLKAALGFLLSVSAALGALVAVFQLGWGSGFFGIEQTGPIMTTLPIFMIGVVFGLAMDYEVFLVTRMREAYVHGAPAKEAVVTGFRHSGRVVVAAAIIMISVFSGFIFEADDLVAMMGFGLAAAVLFDAFVVRMVIVPAVHSLLGDTAWWLPKWLDRLLPNVDVEGEKLQRRLQSTAPRGPRTSPEHERDLVH
- a CDS encoding GtrA family protein gives rise to the protein MKSPLAHKPDVATPAGPGPIASFLRFAVLGGGVGVLSSLAVPLLAATMPWAVANAAVTVASTLLCTDLHARFTFARGRGAGWREHWQSAGSATAAYLATSVAVWVLHLLQPSPGLPAEQLVYLGASGLAGTGRFLVLRCYVFAVHRGRAVRPVVRQGTGTVSVPALATAA
- a CDS encoding DUF4097 family beta strand repeat-containing protein translates to MQTFKTPAPLTVVVDVPAGNIRFVAGDRADTTVDVRPSAPSRSRDVKAAEQTEVAYADGVLRIETRQETNPVIGAFGSLEVTVELPAGSRVEAKAASGELRGAGRLGDVTFEGAQGTVRLDETANARLSLQAGDITVGRLDGTAELTTHKGDLTVTEAVRGTLTLRTEQGAITVGAARGTSATLDAGTGYGRVDNSLSNTAGSAAELAVHATTAYGDITARSL
- a CDS encoding MFS transporter, which encodes MTVQVSEPTVVPEAPAPRGRGRGRVRGAAALGVIAGCNAMIQLDDPIVNIALPGLRESLGLSTVGAAWVINAYLLTFGGLLLLGGRAGDILGRRRVFMAGVALFTAAAALRGLAQSAEFLIAVRAVQGAGAALAAPSGLALLLSTFAEGASRKRAIAVCTMVGAVSTAGGLLLAGALTSLSSWRWVLYLDVPLGLAIVLLTPFVLDETPRHRGRFDLPGALLSALGAALLVYGLAQAAERDWSDPVVVGCVLGGVVTLAVFAAVERRARQPIVAPRLFADRDRLLAYLGTLAVPGALIGTYFFLNQYFQQQHGWSALATAWALLPLPVTMAVAAAVAVRLERHIGTRRLWATGAVLLITGNLWLSTLAAGDGYPGAVLPALVLLGAGMAFSVLPPTVLATSGLRGDEAGTASSVLNSLQSVGGSIGLATLVMVSSHNGGMTGGFATGAAFAGCALLAALFLRHR
- a CDS encoding DUF4097 family beta strand repeat-containing protein; protein product: MQKTQSTTHTFDAPAPIAAVLDVPAGHIRFIAADRADTTVEVLPANASKSRDVKTAEQTTVDYRDGVLRIETPAKNQIFGASGSIEVTVQLPAGSRVEVKAASVELRGVGRLGDVTFAGAHGTVKLDETASARLALQAGDITVGRLNGPAEISTQQGDLNITEATRGTVTLRTERGDITVGAARGTSASLDAGTAYGRIHNTLDNTDGPAAALTLRATTSYGDITARSL
- a CDS encoding helix-turn-helix domain-containing protein, yielding MPGGRLTQQERQQIALGLADGLAYAEIARRLDRPTSTITREVMRNGGPTAYRADLAHRATERRTHRRRQAAPHGGPKAPEQAHGRDAEAVREYEETLTTVFMQSGVPKMMARVLVCLYTTDSGSLTASELVQRLQVSPASVSKAITFLEGQGLVRRERDEGRRERYLVDDDVWYQATIASARSLAQVVETSRQGVGILGPGTPAGTRLENIARFLDFVSESTARAAEQAREVLHTKPGTTSDGAAGPDTDHG
- a CDS encoding helix-turn-helix domain-containing protein encodes the protein MPRQPAFGRRLRRLRTDRGLSQSALAGDGMSTGYLSRLESGARQPTERAVTYLAGRLGLEPGDFEETAAGSLAHALTLAASTGSDDAVDTLREALAAEAHETPVLRWQARWLLARHRRLQGDHPGEREHLEELVRLGDEVGLAELRVRGLTRLARCLRSLGEIPAALDAALTAHHLAQDGELGAEDRAAVLLALVSVAAEAGRTPQARAHADELVGLVEGRSDALWAEAMWTAAAVRVMQGDHRAAQDYLEQALERFGGHQDLVLWLRLRLAAGRLHLQKIPPDPEAAGRCVTAAEPALAFVGTPRLRQELTALKADLAFLTSRYDDARDLLGELALEEPRMTYRDRVRTDILRHRLRILSGDDSGVQGLRALAEQAQADANIDLAAETWRVLAEALAQFQHGRTAPEAS